The genomic region GCCGACGTGATGGACGTGCTCGGCTCGGCCTACGCAGCGGCCGACGGCGACCCCGGTACGGCGTGGACCGCACCGCAGCGGGTCGTCCAGCACAAGTCACCGCCGACGTTGACTTTGACCCTGCCGCACCCCAGCGAGGTGGCGGCGCTGCGGGTGGCGCCGAGTGCGTCGACCCTGCCTGCACATCCCACACTGGTGGCCGTCGACCTCGGCGACGGTCCGCAGGTGCGGCGGCTGGGCGGTGACGTGGGATCGCAGACGCTGCCGCTCGATCCGCGCGTCACCGACACCATCACGCTGTCGATCCTGAGCTGGGACGACGTCATCGACCGCACGGCGCTCGGCTTCGACCAGCTCAAGCCACCGGGGCTGGCCGAGGTGACGGCCCTCGACACCGAGGGGCTGCCGATCGCAGCGGCCGACGCCGCCCGCAATCGGGTCCGCGCCGTCGAGCTGCCGTGCGGCCGCGGGCCGGTCATCGGCATCGCGGGTCAGTTCGTGCAGACCTCGGTGTCGACCACGGTCGGCGCCCTGCTCGACGGCGAACCCATCGCGGCGCGACCGTGCCGCGAGGCGCCGATCGTCCTGCCCGCCGGAGACCAGGAGCTGGTGGTCAGCCCTGGCGCCGCTTTCGTCGTCGACGGCGCACAGCTGAATGGACCGCTGGCGCGCGAGATCTCCCCGGCGCGAACCGAACCCGCGCGGATCGACCGGTGGTCCTCGGACCACCGGGAGGTGGCGGTGGGACCGTCGCCGGTCTCGCGGGTGCTCGTTGTACCCGAGAGCATCAATCCCGGATGGGTGGCCCGTGCCGGTGACGGGACAACCCTGAGTGCCGTCACCGTGAACGGCTGGCAGCAGGGCTGGGTGATACCGCCGGGCGCACCGGGTCCGGTCACGCTGAGCTTCCCGTCGAACACGCCCTACCGGGCCGGGCTGATCGGCGGGTTGGCGCTGCTGCCACTGCTCGGATTGCTCGCCCTCCTGCCGGTGCGCAGGCGCCGTCCCGCCGACGAGCCCCCGGCCGTGTGGCGGCCGGGCCCGGTGACCGGAGGCCTTGCCGTGCTCGCGGTCGGCGCGGTGATCTCCGGAGTGGTAGGCGCCGTCGTGATGGGTGCGGCCCTGGCGCTGCGCTATTGGCTGCGCGACCGCGAGAAGCGCTGCGAGGCGGTCACCGTCGGCGCAGCGGCCGGTGGTCTGATCGCGGCCGGTGCATTGCTCAGCCAGGGGCCCTGGCGGTCGGTCGACGGCTACGTCGGTCACTCCTGGGGTGTGCAGTTGTTGGCACTGGTCTCGGTGGCCGCGGTCGCCGCATCGGTGATTCCTCCGATACGAGCGCGCGGTCGACCCGACGCCCTCTAGCATCGGCCGCGTGCCGCAGATGAACACCGCCCGCGGAAGCATCGACACCTCCACGCTCGGCGTCACGCTCATGCACGAGCACGTCTTCGTCCAGTCGCCCGACATCAGCGCCAACTACCCGGAGATCTGGGGTGACGAGGCGCAGCGGGAGGCCGACGCGATCGGGCGGCTCAACGAGCTCAAGTCGCGCGGCGTCGACAGCATCGTCGACCTCACCGTGATCGGGATGGGCCGCTACATCCCGCGGATCGCGCGCATCGCCGAACAGACCGACATCAACATCGTCGTGGCCACCGGCGTCTACACATACAACGATGTGCCGATGTTCTTCCACTTCAGCGGGCCCGACACCCCACTCGGCGAGCCGATGGTCGACATGTTCGTCCGCGACATCGAGCAGGGCATCGCCGGAACGCCCGTCAAGGCGGCGATCCTCAAGTGCGCCACCGACGAACCCGGCGTCACCCCGGGCGTCGAACGCGTGCTGCGGGCGGTGGCCCAGGCGCACCGGCAGACCGGTGTGCCCATCTCCACCCACACCCACGCCGCGACCGAGCGCGGCCTCGAGCAGCAGCGCATCTTCGGCGAGGAGGGGGTCGACCTGTCGCGCGTGGTCATCGGGCACTCCGGCGACACCACCGACCTCGACTACCTCGAAGCGCTGATCGCCAACGGGTCCTACATCGGGATGGACCGGTTCGGAGTGGACGTGTTCCTGTCGTTCGAGGACCGGGTGAGCACCGTGGCGAAGATGTGCGAGCGTGGCCACGCCGGCAAGATGGTGTTGTCGCACGACGCGTCCTGCTTCATCGACTGGCTGCCCGAAGCCCTTGTGCCGGTGACGATGCCGAACTGGCATTACCTGCACATCCACAATGACGTCATCCCGGCGCTCAAACAGCGCGGTGTCACCGACGAGCAGATAACGACCATGCTTGTCGACAACCCGCGCAGGATCTTCGAGAACCAGGGTGGTTACTGACGATGGCCGGCGTCCCACCCATCGGCACGCAGACGGCGCTGCTCGCGCAGGCGGCACCGGCCGCCCCGGCGCTCACCTGTGAGGGCGTCACGCTGAGCCGCGGCGAACTCGACGCGTCGACCAACCGGCTCGCCCGCGCCTACGCCGAACTCGGCGTGTGCCAAGGCGATTACGTGACCATAGTGCTGCCCAACTCGATCGAATGGGTACAGGCGGTGCTGGCGACGTGGAAGCTGGGAGCGATCCCGCAGCCGCTGTCGCCGCGCCTGCCCGACGCCGAACTCGCCGGGCTGCTCGAACTCACGCCGCGGGCCCTGGTCGTGGGCCGCGCGGACCCGACCGGTCGAACACGCCATGTGCCAACAGGTTTCGAGCCCGACACGCGTCTGTCCGACGCCGCCTTGCCGGAGAGCGTGTCCCCGGTGTTCAAGGCGATGGCCTCCGGTGGCAGCACCGGAAGGCCCAAGCTGATCGAGGCCGGCGGCGACGGCCGCTTCCCGCCTGCGGCCGGCTACCCGCTCGGGGCGCGGGAGGGCGACGTCAACCTCGTCTCGGTGCCCCTGAGTCACAACACCGGATTCACCACCTTCGCGATCGGTCTGGTGCAGGGTCATCACCTGGTTCTCATGCAGCGCTTCGATCCGCACGAGTTCCTGCGGTTGGTCACCGAGCACCGGGTGACGTTCCTGGCGACGGTGCCGACGATCATGCAGCGCCTCCTGCCCGTCTACCGGGCCGAGCCCGACACCTACGATCTGTCCTCGATCCGGCGGTTCTGGCACCTGGCCGCACCCTGCCCGCCTGCTGTCAAGCAGGCGTGGATCGACATCCTTGGACCGGAGGCCGTGTGGGAGTTGTACGGCGGCACCGAGTTACAGGCGTTGACCTTCATCTCCGGTGACCAGTGGCTGACCCACCGCGGCTCGGTCGGCGTCGTGGTGACCGGCGAGATGAGGGTGCTCGACGACGACGGCAACCAGTGCCCGCCGGGCGTGGTCGGCGAGATTTACATGCGCCCGAGCCCCGGCAGCAGGCCGACCTACCGCTACGTCGGCGCCACCGCCAAGGCGCGCGACGGGTGGGAATCGCTGGGCGATCTCGGCTACTACCGGGATTTTGGAGCCGACCGCTACTTCTACCTCAACGACCGCCGCGTCGACATGTTCACCGTCGGCGGCCGCAACGTCTATCCCGCCGAGATCGAGTCGGCGCTCTCAGCGCACCCGAAGGTGTTGTCCTGTCTGGTGGTCGGGCTGCCCGATGACGATCTCGGTCAGGTCCCGCACGCGCTCGTGCACGCAGAGGGCATCGACGAAGCCGAGGTCATCGACTTCCTGTCCGGGCGCATCGAACGACACAAGGTGCCGCGCAGCGTCGAGCTCACCGACTCGCCGCTGCGCGACGACGCCGGAAAAGCACGGCGGTCCGCGGTACGGGAAATGGTCCTCGCGCGGCGGGCCGCGCAATAAAGCTAGACCGTATGGGGGCTGGGGCGCAGGGCCACTCTCAATACTCATGACGCACCCACGATTATTTCCAGAACGCCTGGGCTTAGACTTGTCGGTATGACCCGTCAGACACACCGTATTCAGTTTCCCGCTGCTAACTCGGAAACACTGAGCCAAGACGAGGTTTATTTCAGACTGATCGAGAACGGCGAGTCACGATCCATACGGTTCCATGACTACGCCGAAATCTACAAAAGACCAGGCTTGTATGAGGAACTATTCTACGACCGGCTCAGGTGTAATTCTCCTCACAAAGTCATGGAACTCCTGCGCCGCGCTCTGGAAACTGTCCGCGAGCCTGTTAACGGTTTGCGTGTGCTCGATTTGGGTGCCGGCAATGGAATGATGGGCGACCTCTTGAAACAGGACGGAATTTCCCGACTTGTCGGAATAGATATTATTCCGGAGGCCCGCCACGCCGCATACCGGGACCGACCCGCCGCGTATGACGCATACTACGTCGCGGACTTAACCGACGTCGATTGCGATCTTCTTGAAGAGCTACGGGAGTGGCATTTTGACTGCCTGGCGTGTGTTGCCGCACTTGGTTTTGGCGACATCCCGCCGCGTGCATTCTTCAACGCCCTCAAGCTGATACGCACGGATGGCTGGCTGGCGTTCAATATCAAGAAGTCGTTTCTAGAGCACACTGAACAAACGGGATTTGCGCAGCTGGTACGGAAGCTCATCTTTTCAAAGTATCTCGATGTATATCACCTTGAGCTGTACCGGCATCGCCTATCCATGGAAGGTGAGCAGCTTTTCTACTACGCTCTGGTTGGACGGATGACAGCATCTATCCCGGATGACTTCCTGGAAATGCACGGCATCGAGGACTAGTTAGCCATCTTGGGGTTTGGCGCGTCAAGTTACACGTGAACCTACGTCGCCGCTTCAAGGAACGAAGCCAATAAAAGTCTTGACACTTTCCGCCGCCGCTAAGCATGCTCACGTGGAGGCACAGTAAGCTTCCACGCAGCTTAGCGTCATACTGTTGCTCGTAGTGGTGTCGGGGGTTGTCAGAATTCCGCAATGCAGTGAGTGACGCAGCCGGTAGTTGTCGAAATTACGGAATCTGTTGCCCACTCGCAGGATTTTCTTGATGTGACGGTCCAGTATTAGTGACGGGTGCTGGCGTGATCATCATCGCGTCAG from Mycobacterium sp. IDR2000157661 harbors:
- a CDS encoding phosphotriesterase family protein translates to MPQMNTARGSIDTSTLGVTLMHEHVFVQSPDISANYPEIWGDEAQREADAIGRLNELKSRGVDSIVDLTVIGMGRYIPRIARIAEQTDINIVVATGVYTYNDVPMFFHFSGPDTPLGEPMVDMFVRDIEQGIAGTPVKAAILKCATDEPGVTPGVERVLRAVAQAHRQTGVPISTHTHAATERGLEQQRIFGEEGVDLSRVVIGHSGDTTDLDYLEALIANGSYIGMDRFGVDVFLSFEDRVSTVAKMCERGHAGKMVLSHDASCFIDWLPEALVPVTMPNWHYLHIHNDVIPALKQRGVTDEQITTMLVDNPRRIFENQGGY
- a CDS encoding AMP-binding protein; this encodes MAGVPPIGTQTALLAQAAPAAPALTCEGVTLSRGELDASTNRLARAYAELGVCQGDYVTIVLPNSIEWVQAVLATWKLGAIPQPLSPRLPDAELAGLLELTPRALVVGRADPTGRTRHVPTGFEPDTRLSDAALPESVSPVFKAMASGGSTGRPKLIEAGGDGRFPPAAGYPLGAREGDVNLVSVPLSHNTGFTTFAIGLVQGHHLVLMQRFDPHEFLRLVTEHRVTFLATVPTIMQRLLPVYRAEPDTYDLSSIRRFWHLAAPCPPAVKQAWIDILGPEAVWELYGGTELQALTFISGDQWLTHRGSVGVVVTGEMRVLDDDGNQCPPGVVGEIYMRPSPGSRPTYRYVGATAKARDGWESLGDLGYYRDFGADRYFYLNDRRVDMFTVGGRNVYPAEIESALSAHPKVLSCLVVGLPDDDLGQVPHALVHAEGIDEAEVIDFLSGRIERHKVPRSVELTDSPLRDDAGKARRSAVREMVLARRAAQ
- a CDS encoding class I SAM-dependent DNA methyltransferase yields the protein MTRQTHRIQFPAANSETLSQDEVYFRLIENGESRSIRFHDYAEIYKRPGLYEELFYDRLRCNSPHKVMELLRRALETVREPVNGLRVLDLGAGNGMMGDLLKQDGISRLVGIDIIPEARHAAYRDRPAAYDAYYVADLTDVDCDLLEELREWHFDCLACVAALGFGDIPPRAFFNALKLIRTDGWLAFNIKKSFLEHTEQTGFAQLVRKLIFSKYLDVYHLELYRHRLSMEGEQLFYYALVGRMTASIPDDFLEMHGIED